The Faecalibacterium prausnitzii genome includes a window with the following:
- a CDS encoding nucleotidyltransferase — MMYTKEAYNSLLKSTAQNIDISDEMFEAAEKTYKDLGKWIDQETPDYEISIYPQGSFALGTVVRPITNADDYDLDIVCQFKSQYGLTAKELKVDVVKPLLVRYKKTSREIEEKKRCWHVEYDDVPNFHMDVIPAHTYGSVIRITDHNEDDDTYDYLGSNPAGYVKWFFDACAKQRNRLYEQYIKDHRTVVAQADVEDVKRRKVKTPLQRVVQILKRHRDIKFADDNSGNKPISIIITTIAGRLYEEEDNIYDALFNILSKAPSWIMDNRKDQQFYIENPSYKGENFADKWNTHPERATAFLQWLYAARKDLVDGSLLQYNRIEMGNHLKECFGSETGKAVFNSEAETVKSAIAAGTLKVDTSTGNISKYGTVSVPPAHHFGA; from the coding sequence ATGATGTATACCAAAGAAGCGTATAATAGCCTGCTTAAATCGACAGCTCAGAACATTGATATTAGCGATGAAATGTTTGAGGCGGCAGAAAAGACCTATAAAGATCTTGGAAAATGGATAGATCAGGAGACTCCTGATTATGAAATTAGTATTTATCCGCAAGGTTCGTTTGCCCTTGGAACTGTGGTTCGTCCAATTACAAATGCAGATGATTACGATTTGGATATTGTCTGTCAATTCAAGAGTCAATATGGCTTGACGGCAAAGGAACTTAAGGTTGATGTGGTTAAACCACTGCTTGTTCGTTATAAAAAGACGAGTAGAGAAATTGAAGAAAAAAAGAGATGCTGGCATGTTGAATACGATGATGTTCCAAACTTCCATATGGATGTTATTCCAGCTCATACTTATGGGAGTGTAATCCGTATAACTGATCATAATGAAGACGATGACACTTATGATTATTTAGGAAGCAATCCGGCAGGCTATGTGAAATGGTTTTTCGATGCTTGCGCAAAGCAACGTAACAGATTATATGAACAATATATCAAGGATCATCGTACAGTTGTTGCGCAGGCTGATGTCGAAGATGTAAAGCGAAGAAAGGTAAAAACACCATTACAACGCGTTGTACAGATTCTTAAACGGCATCGAGACATTAAGTTTGCAGATGACAATAGCGGTAATAAGCCCATATCAATTATAATCACAACAATAGCGGGAAGGCTGTATGAAGAAGAGGATAATATTTACGATGCTCTTTTCAATATCCTTTCTAAAGCTCCTTCTTGGATTATGGATAACCGCAAAGATCAGCAATTTTACATAGAAAACCCAAGTTATAAAGGTGAAAACTTTGCTGACAAGTGGAATACGCATCCGGAACGTGCTACTGCATTTTTACAATGGTTATATGCTGCGAGGAAAGACCTGGTCGATGGAAGCCTTTTGCAATATAACCGAATTGAAATGGGAAATCATCTAAAAGAATGCTTTGGTAGCGAGACCGGAAAAGCTGTTTTTAACAGTGAAGCAGAGACAGTGAAATCAGCTATTGCAGCGGGAACCTTGAAAGTAGACACATCGACAGGAAATATATCAAAATATGGCACAGTTTCAGTTCCACCAGCACATCACTTTGGCGCGTAA
- a CDS encoding DUF3848 domain-containing protein, with the protein MNDVNNRIFREFTEFFDNVEKSASEISVTMAYEITMKSTISTAIIVLESEGRLEERYWNHLRVQNNILDFLYDLWVGSCHSLASDFSTIMKDLVEYDFIITESIMRERMQSA; encoded by the coding sequence ATGAATGATGTAAATAACCGCATTTTCAGGGAATTCACGGAATTTTTTGACAACGTTGAGAAGAGTGCTTCTGAAATCAGCGTTACCATGGCTTATGAGATCACGATGAAAAGTACCATCAGCACCGCCATTATTGTTTTGGAATCCGAGGGCAGACTGGAGGAGCGCTACTGGAACCATCTCAGGGTGCAAAATAATATTCTGGATTTTCTTTATGACCTGTGGGTTGGCTCTTGCCATTCATTGGCCAGTGACTTTTCCACGATCATGAAAGACTTGGTGGAATACGACTTCATCATTACCGAATCAATTATGAGAGAAAGGATGCAAAGCGCATGA
- a CDS encoding helix-turn-helix domain-containing protein, protein MAVSYNKLFKLLIDKKMKKKELCELAGVSISTIGKMGRGAPVSIEMVEKVCLALGCTADDVLDFIPDDLDKETTDSVE, encoded by the coding sequence ATGGCAGTATCGTACAATAAGTTGTTCAAGCTGTTGATTGACAAGAAAATGAAGAAGAAAGAGCTGTGCGAACTTGCAGGGGTCAGCATAAGCACCATTGGCAAAATGGGACGTGGAGCGCCTGTTTCCATTGAGATGGTGGAAAAAGTTTGTCTTGCGCTAGGCTGTACGGCTGACGATGTATTGGATTTTATTCCTGATGATTTGGATAAAGAGACAACTGATAGTGTAGAATAA
- a CDS encoding DUF6079 family protein, with translation MKYSDLISFNPIEDVIQLVTADDSNKAREYVKTYIMSDAMVQSLKSPVLEQLQMDEVVDNKGVLVVGNYGTGKSHLMSVISAIAKDADNLQYLQNKKFAEEMECIAGKFEVLRIEIGGTRMSLYDVIMGYVQDDFDERGIDFDVPEYNSVRSPKAVVKDMMAAFSAKYPDKGYLIVVDEFLSYLSSRNEREIVLDLEFFRALGEMCSKSKLRVIFGVQEKIFDNPRFSFVSDNLKHVSDRFTQMIITKEATSYVVSERILKKTPEQKALIRKHLEKFSMLYTGMSSRMDEFVDLFPIHPSYIDVFNKIYLIENRHILKNISMTIRDIFNRDVPENEPGIISFDNYWPAIKSNGLLKSDVTINRVVTASGQLEDIINRAFPKPAYKPLAIKIIYALSVHRLTTNGLDVHFGLTAENLKDDLCLFLTMPEQDADFLLALIKTTLKDIMTTVSGQFIIYNDANNQYYIDVDKVVDYDEKIKQKASIMADGELNRYFYQLIYSCLDWDAKQYVPGFEIYQRDLNWDSHNIFREGYLFLGLPGERSTAQPERDFYIHIMPPYSTGSIAVKNLEDEVYFFFKSTAEFKEILGIFSAANAQAQISEGKDKDAYLNKAAMNRKKLIKYLSENKNTCFDVQYKGQKRKMIEVLRGRYNRDMDFKDTVDLAASLCLDEYFCGKYPDCPMMKTKVTRKNIEENVRQAFDYFAGRKTQIATLMLQSFGVLDGDKIRPEGSKYAAYYINQLKQLPPQGVINYSDIFDVKYDDQYEDKHFKINYLFTPIIFLSMVYAGYATMTLRNGTVLSASNLDTVPRIGVLDLYEFKYLARPAQMAMAELKKLFDVLEINPALLDNPNDRDEGVKQLLKKAQDTSNAAVLANQKLNNGLELWNEPLVDAQHIIAMQKACAAVKDEFSNYSARFNTPAKLNNFTLTFDDIDKLAGQIALIKAITEYVTFKTDCANNVSYMSNIEFIDLGANFKQRLEAAKDEFRSARDSILTGASGEAAAQKVNTALEKVKEEYIGIYFEEHKKKRLDIDDAKRRGKLQESLALANLRKLRGVEILSVAKLTKIEQDMANLKVCYELTPTELKTTHICPHCGYHLGDPVLNVAGQLDNLDIRIDDLVTEWTQTLLNTISDPIVASQKEYLSAEQQKAIDDFTASGTLPKRVDDFFIKAIQALLKGFEPVVVDAKDLMDKLTKLPPMDEATFKLKLNELIAGYTKGKDEGKLRIIVK, from the coding sequence GTGAAGTACTCTGACTTGATCAGCTTTAACCCGATTGAGGATGTTATTCAGCTTGTGACAGCGGATGACAGCAATAAGGCACGAGAGTATGTGAAAACATACATAATGTCAGACGCGATGGTACAGAGCTTGAAAAGCCCTGTGCTAGAACAGCTTCAGATGGATGAAGTTGTTGACAACAAGGGTGTCCTCGTTGTGGGTAACTACGGTACTGGTAAATCGCATTTGATGAGTGTTATCTCAGCAATTGCAAAAGATGCTGATAACTTGCAATATCTCCAGAATAAGAAATTTGCTGAAGAAATGGAATGTATTGCAGGTAAATTTGAAGTCCTTCGCATCGAAATCGGCGGAACAAGAATGTCCCTGTATGACGTGATCATGGGATATGTTCAGGATGACTTTGATGAGCGTGGCATTGATTTTGATGTGCCAGAGTATAATAGTGTACGAAGCCCTAAAGCTGTTGTCAAAGATATGATGGCAGCATTTTCGGCAAAATATCCGGATAAAGGCTATCTGATTGTTGTAGATGAGTTCCTTAGCTACTTATCTTCTCGGAATGAACGTGAAATCGTTTTGGATCTGGAATTTTTCCGTGCGCTGGGTGAGATGTGCTCCAAGAGCAAGCTTCGAGTTATCTTTGGCGTACAGGAAAAGATTTTTGACAATCCTCGGTTCAGTTTTGTATCGGATAATTTGAAGCATGTCTCTGATCGTTTTACACAGATGATCATCACCAAAGAGGCAACATCTTATGTTGTGTCTGAGCGTATTTTGAAGAAAACGCCGGAGCAGAAGGCTTTGATCCGTAAGCATCTGGAAAAATTCTCGATGCTTTACACAGGCATGTCTTCCCGGATGGATGAGTTTGTGGACCTGTTCCCAATCCATCCGTCCTACATTGACGTGTTCAACAAAATTTACCTGATAGAAAATCGACATATTCTGAAAAACATCTCGATGACAATCCGCGACATTTTTAACCGTGATGTGCCAGAGAACGAGCCGGGCATCATCTCTTTTGATAATTATTGGCCTGCAATCAAATCCAACGGATTGCTCAAGAGTGACGTAACCATCAACCGTGTTGTTACTGCCAGTGGACAGCTGGAGGATATCATTAACCGTGCATTCCCTAAACCCGCATACAAGCCGCTGGCAATTAAAATTATCTATGCACTGAGTGTCCATCGTCTGACTACGAATGGCTTGGATGTACATTTCGGACTGACGGCAGAGAACTTGAAAGATGATCTTTGCTTGTTCCTGACGATGCCGGAGCAGGATGCGGACTTCTTGCTGGCTCTAATCAAAACTACGTTGAAGGATATTATGACCACGGTATCCGGTCAGTTTATTATCTATAACGATGCTAATAACCAATACTACATTGATGTGGATAAGGTTGTTGACTATGATGAGAAAATCAAACAAAAAGCTTCCATCATGGCAGATGGCGAGCTGAATCGTTATTTTTATCAACTGATTTATAGTTGCCTTGATTGGGACGCAAAGCAGTATGTTCCAGGATTTGAGATTTACCAGCGTGACCTGAACTGGGACAGCCATAACATTTTCCGTGAGGGCTATCTATTCCTTGGTCTGCCGGGAGAGCGCAGTACTGCACAGCCGGAGCGCGATTTCTATATCCATATCATGCCGCCATATAGTACCGGCAGTATTGCGGTGAAAAATCTGGAGGACGAAGTTTACTTTTTCTTCAAATCTACCGCAGAGTTCAAGGAAATTCTGGGAATCTTCTCTGCTGCGAATGCACAGGCGCAGATCAGCGAAGGCAAAGATAAGGATGCGTATCTGAACAAAGCAGCGATGAACCGCAAAAAACTGATCAAGTATCTAAGTGAAAACAAAAACACTTGCTTTGATGTCCAGTATAAAGGGCAGAAACGCAAGATGATTGAAGTGCTCCGTGGACGTTATAATCGGGATATGGACTTCAAGGATACTGTTGATCTGGCAGCTTCCTTGTGCCTGGATGAATATTTCTGCGGCAAGTATCCGGATTGTCCTATGATGAAGACGAAGGTAACCCGGAAGAACATAGAAGAAAATGTTCGGCAGGCATTTGATTACTTTGCCGGTCGTAAAACGCAGATTGCGACCTTGATGCTCCAGAGCTTTGGCGTTCTGGATGGCGATAAGATTCGACCGGAAGGTTCCAAGTACGCAGCCTACTATATCAATCAACTGAAGCAGTTGCCGCCGCAGGGCGTTATCAATTATTCGGATATCTTTGATGTCAAATATGATGACCAGTACGAAGATAAGCATTTCAAGATTAACTATCTTTTTACACCGATCATCTTTTTGTCCATGGTATATGCGGGCTATGCAACGATGACTCTGCGCAATGGCACTGTCCTGAGTGCATCGAATCTGGATACGGTGCCTCGCATTGGTGTCCTGGACTTGTATGAGTTCAAATATCTGGCACGGCCTGCACAGATGGCAATGGCAGAGTTGAAAAAGCTCTTTGATGTGCTGGAAATCAATCCGGCTTTGCTGGACAACCCAAATGATCGCGATGAAGGCGTCAAGCAGTTGCTGAAAAAGGCACAGGATACGAGCAACGCTGCTGTTCTTGCAAACCAGAAACTGAATAATGGCCTTGAGCTTTGGAATGAACCGCTTGTGGATGCGCAGCATATAATCGCTATGCAGAAAGCTTGTGCAGCGGTTAAGGATGAATTCAGCAATTATTCTGCACGGTTCAATACTCCGGCGAAATTGAATAACTTCACGCTGACTTTTGATGATATTGATAAGCTGGCAGGGCAAATTGCATTGATCAAGGCAATTACGGAATATGTAACCTTCAAAACGGATTGTGCAAACAATGTCTCTTATATGAGCAACATTGAGTTCATCGACCTTGGCGCAAATTTCAAACAAAGACTGGAAGCGGCAAAAGACGAGTTTCGCTCCGCGCGTGACAGCATCCTGACCGGTGCATCCGGCGAAGCAGCAGCGCAGAAGGTCAATACCGCGCTGGAAAAGGTCAAAGAAGAGTATATCGGCATTTATTTTGAAGAACATAAGAAAAAGCGTCTGGACATTGACGATGCAAAGCGACGCGGTAAATTACAGGAGAGCCTTGCACTGGCAAATCTGCGAAAGCTGCGCGGCGTTGAAATCCTTTCGGTAGCCAAACTGACAAAGATCGAGCAGGACATGGCAAACCTGAAGGTCTGCTATGAGTTGACCCCGACCGAACTGAAAACAACCCATATCTGTCCGCATTGTGGCTATCACCTTGGTGATCCGGTGCTGAATGTTGCAGGTCAGCTGGACAATCTGGATATTCGGATTGATGATCTAGTAACGGAGTGGACGCAGACTCTATTGAATACGATTTCTGACCCGATTGTGGCAAGCCAGAAAGAGTACTTGAGCGCAGAACAGCAGAAAGCGATTGATGACTTTACTGCATCTGGTACTTTGCCGAAGCGTGTTGACGATTTCTTCATCAAGGCGATTCAGGCATTGCTGAAGGGCTTTGAACCTGTGGTAGTGGATGCAAAAGATTTGATGGACAAGCTGACGAAGCTGCCGCCGATGGATGAAGCTACCTTCAAACTGAAACTGAATGAGCTGATTGCTGGCTATACCAAAGGCAAAGACGAAGGTAAACTCCGCATTATTGTCAAATAA
- a CDS encoding DUF932 domain-containing protein — MPANVETMFSVRETPWHGLGRIIMDAPASREALELAGLDWQVESRNIYSGTGAMIPGYRANVRGTDDAVLGVVSDRYRIVQNEEAFQFTDDLLGEGVTYETAGSLQGGKKVWMLARLPRKYLIAGDQVVPYLVIFNSHDGSSGVKVAMTPIRVVCQNTLNLALNTAKRSWTARHTENVLLRVQDARETLQLASNYMVELGNRGEELARINLSDHKVQEFINEFFPISEDLSDCQRKNNLRLQEELKTRYYNAPDLEWVGKNGWRFINAVSDFATHADPLRKTKNYNENLFLRTAEGNPMIDKAYKMVLASA; from the coding sequence ATGCCCGCAAATGTTGAAACGATGTTCTCTGTCCGTGAGACCCCTTGGCACGGCCTTGGCCGTATCATTATGGATGCCCCTGCAAGCCGTGAAGCCTTGGAACTGGCCGGTCTGGATTGGCAGGTGGAGAGCCGCAATATCTATTCCGGCACGGGTGCTATGATCCCCGGCTATCGCGCAAATGTCCGCGGCACTGATGATGCTGTTCTGGGTGTGGTATCCGACCGCTACCGCATTGTGCAGAACGAAGAAGCATTTCAGTTCACCGATGACCTGCTGGGTGAAGGTGTTACTTACGAAACTGCCGGTTCTTTGCAGGGCGGCAAGAAGGTCTGGATGCTGGCAAGGCTTCCGAGGAAATATCTTATCGCTGGAGATCAGGTAGTACCATATCTTGTAATCTTCAACAGTCATGACGGAAGTTCTGGTGTGAAAGTGGCCATGACTCCGATCCGTGTAGTCTGCCAGAACACGCTGAACCTCGCGCTGAATACCGCAAAGCGCAGCTGGACTGCACGCCACACCGAAAATGTTCTGCTGCGGGTGCAGGATGCCCGTGAGACCCTGCAGCTGGCCAGCAACTATATGGTTGAACTCGGCAACCGTGGCGAAGAGCTGGCTCGTATCAATTTATCCGATCACAAGGTGCAGGAGTTCATCAATGAGTTTTTCCCGATTTCTGAGGACCTGTCCGATTGCCAGCGGAAGAATAATCTGCGCCTGCAGGAAGAGCTGAAGACTCGCTACTACAACGCACCGGATCTGGAATGGGTCGGCAAGAACGGTTGGCGCTTTATCAACGCAGTCTCTGATTTTGCCACCCACGCAGACCCTCTCCGCAAGACCAAAAACTACAACGAAAACCTGTTCCTGCGCACCGCAGAGGGCAACCCCATGATCGACAAGGCTTACAAGATGGTGCTGGCATCAGCATAA
- the brxF gene encoding BREX-3 system P-loop-containing protein BrxF, whose amino-acid sequence MGNIIQYRLHQAESQVGLMRPVIYCDEKYCEDLHQVALNEELAALLIKINPERRTLKIERCFQKVLADVPENSCIRNFDVLFNPAYKIDVLQLLTVANRSKAFSVLWPGTVIDGKLVYAEDGYDDYKEYDIEQYDIICVV is encoded by the coding sequence ATGGGAAATATAATACAGTATCGGTTGCATCAAGCTGAAAGTCAGGTAGGACTGATGAGACCCGTCATCTATTGTGATGAAAAATACTGCGAAGATCTACACCAGGTTGCATTGAATGAGGAACTTGCGGCACTGCTCATCAAAATCAATCCAGAACGAAGAACTTTGAAGATTGAACGCTGTTTCCAGAAAGTCCTTGCTGATGTTCCGGAAAACAGTTGTATCCGAAATTTTGACGTGCTGTTCAATCCAGCATACAAGATAGATGTACTGCAACTTCTTACAGTTGCGAACCGAAGCAAGGCATTTTCTGTTTTGTGGCCAGGAACTGTGATAGACGGAAAATTGGTTTATGCAGAAGATGGATATGATGACTATAAAGAATACGATATAGAGCAATACGACATAATCTGTGTTGTTTGA
- a CDS encoding SAVED domain-containing protein: MGKNESSEIKRTPIREAVKLRLWGMAAGRCEICNKLLYLDSHYGDDANFAENAHIHAVGKTGPRHADDMTQDEINNIDNLMLLCAEHHHLIDTKPESYLSDFLIVQKKAHEDRIRRLTEIQDADSCKMVTFFSNIDNVDVFNAASVLRRATVKCGLYPKQDDPIELHNGLVTKYIPSKDIMQFQAAELEGQVKQYFGSIVKKEDVVALFALAPQPLLFKLGYLLCDQLNVRVFQCHREGDKWAWPDDQSTVDFQIHQSKADSETAVALVIDLSAEIIDQRIENTLGEKCTIYHLTIPEPNRVFVKNPQIQDSFVRTFRLAMERIKNDNPKAKEICLFPAMPASLAVRAGMDIMPKVDLPVKIYDQLSQKNSFEETITIGG, from the coding sequence ATGGGGAAGAATGAATCATCTGAAATCAAGAGAACACCAATTCGCGAAGCAGTAAAACTGCGCTTGTGGGGAATGGCAGCAGGCAGATGCGAAATTTGCAACAAACTGTTGTATTTGGATTCACATTATGGCGATGATGCTAATTTTGCCGAAAATGCCCATATTCACGCAGTTGGTAAAACAGGACCAAGACATGCTGATGATATGACGCAAGATGAAATAAATAACATAGACAATTTAATGCTTCTTTGTGCCGAGCATCACCATTTAATAGATACTAAGCCTGAAAGCTACCTGTCGGATTTTTTGATTGTACAGAAGAAGGCTCATGAAGACCGGATTCGGAGATTAACGGAGATTCAAGATGCTGATTCTTGTAAGATGGTGACATTCTTCTCAAATATAGATAATGTAGATGTGTTTAATGCAGCATCTGTACTTAGGAGAGCCACTGTAAAATGTGGTCTTTATCCAAAACAGGATGACCCAATAGAATTGCATAATGGATTGGTCACAAAATACATACCATCAAAGGATATTATGCAATTTCAAGCAGCTGAACTGGAAGGCCAAGTCAAACAGTATTTTGGTAGCATTGTAAAGAAGGAAGATGTTGTTGCATTATTTGCGCTTGCTCCGCAACCACTTCTTTTCAAATTAGGCTATTTACTTTGTGACCAGCTAAATGTTCGTGTCTTCCAGTGCCATCGCGAGGGAGATAAATGGGCATGGCCAGATGATCAGTCAACAGTGGATTTTCAAATCCATCAGTCAAAGGCTGATTCTGAAACTGCGGTGGCATTGGTTATTGATTTGAGTGCTGAAATTATTGATCAAAGAATTGAAAATACATTGGGCGAAAAATGTACCATCTATCATCTGACTATTCCGGAGCCAAATCGCGTGTTTGTCAAGAATCCTCAGATTCAAGATAGTTTTGTCCGTACTTTTCGGCTGGCAATGGAAAGAATAAAGAATGATAATCCTAAGGCAAAGGAAATCTGCTTATTTCCAGCTATGCCTGCATCGCTTGCAGTTCGTGCAGGTATGGATATCATGCCCAAAGTGGATTTGCCAGTTAAAATCTATGATCAGCTTTCACAGAAAAATAGTTTTGAAGAAACGATAACGATTGGAGGGTAA
- a CDS encoding DNA methyltransferase — protein MERRKLTKEDIDKVRNIEGFPIGTDEDIIALSDAPFYTACPNPFIEDFIKEYGTPYDEATDNYHREPFAADVSEGKNEPIYMAHSYHTKVPYKAITKFIEHYTNPGDLVFDGFCGTGMTGVAARALGEKSFYVDAYEDNSRHAIVSDLSPVASFLASNYNSLIDPIKFQTEAMGIIDECEKEFEWMFQTEHHMDSTVAQATLQTLSGEKAYGKINYTVLSDVFICPTCGNEIVFWNAAVDHEKGKVTDEFACPHCGALLKKKDCKRAKVKVFDDALEKIVEQSKLVPVQINYSYEGKRYTKEPDENDFALLNKIDSFKIPYPYPIAALPKGDKTTDPFGADVRYVHQFYTKRTLAVLAAFAYKARGKICHILVHSVAMVNTKMYRYRWAGGFAGAGGGPLSGTLYIPSLIKDINICKSLRDYANKTIKAKNILAKFPETGLVSTQSATDLRNIPDSSCDYIFTDPPFGNNLMYSELNFIWEAWLHVVTNCLPEAIINNTQGKHLVEYQSLMTKAFSEFFRILKPNRWMTVEFHNSKNSVWNAIQTALQRSGFVVADVRTIDKKQVSFNQGKGASQAIKQDLVISAYKPRDSFRRDILDKAGTAETAWDFVRQHLANIPVVVVKNDRIEVVAERQAYLLFDRMVAYHIMQGIPVPLDATDFYRGLDEKFLKRDNMYFLPDQVNEYDTARITTEVENIQFELFVTNEKSAISWLYQQLDEQFCGPQTYAELQPKFMQEVKAVDKYEQMPELATILEENFLQDEKGRWYIPDVTKEGDLVKLREKNLWKEFEGYMNSKGKLKLFRSEAIRVGFSRLWKEKNYKAIVDIAERLPEQTIQEDSNLLMYYDISLGRV, from the coding sequence ATGGAACGCAGAAAGCTGACCAAAGAAGATATAGATAAAGTGCGCAACATCGAAGGCTTTCCAATTGGTACAGATGAGGATATCATTGCGCTTTCGGATGCGCCGTTTTATACTGCCTGCCCGAATCCCTTCATCGAGGACTTCATTAAGGAGTATGGTACTCCTTATGATGAGGCAACGGACAATTATCACAGAGAACCATTTGCAGCAGATGTAAGTGAGGGGAAAAACGAACCGATTTATATGGCACATAGCTATCATACAAAAGTTCCGTATAAGGCCATAACTAAATTTATAGAGCATTATACAAATCCAGGGGATTTGGTGTTTGATGGATTTTGTGGAACGGGCATGACAGGTGTTGCTGCAAGGGCACTAGGGGAAAAATCCTTTTATGTTGATGCTTACGAGGATAACAGCAGACATGCAATTGTTAGTGACTTATCCCCGGTGGCAAGTTTTTTGGCGAGCAATTATAACTCATTAATTGATCCTATAAAATTTCAAACAGAAGCAATGGGCATAATTGACGAATGCGAGAAAGAGTTTGAGTGGATGTTTCAGACTGAACATCATATGGATTCCACCGTTGCTCAAGCAACATTGCAAACTCTATCAGGAGAAAAGGCTTACGGTAAAATCAACTATACAGTACTATCAGATGTATTTATCTGCCCTACTTGTGGAAATGAAATTGTATTTTGGAATGCTGCAGTTGACCATGAGAAGGGTAAAGTAACAGATGAATTTGCATGTCCGCATTGTGGAGCCTTGCTAAAAAAGAAGGACTGCAAAAGAGCTAAAGTTAAAGTGTTTGATGATGCTTTGGAAAAGATTGTTGAACAGTCGAAACTTGTGCCGGTTCAAATTAATTACAGTTATGAAGGTAAGCGTTATACTAAAGAACCAGATGAGAATGACTTTGCATTGCTGAATAAAATTGATAGTTTTAAGATACCGTATCCATATCCAATTGCAGCTTTGCCGAAAGGAGATAAAACGACCGATCCATTTGGAGCAGATGTTCGGTATGTGCATCAGTTTTACACGAAAAGGACTCTTGCGGTGCTGGCAGCATTTGCATATAAAGCACGTGGGAAAATATGCCATATTTTAGTTCACTCAGTCGCAATGGTCAATACAAAAATGTATAGATATCGTTGGGCTGGTGGATTTGCTGGTGCTGGTGGTGGCCCACTTTCCGGGACATTATACATACCATCTTTAATTAAAGATATAAATATCTGTAAATCGCTAAGGGACTACGCTAACAAAACGATTAAAGCAAAAAATATTTTGGCAAAATTTCCTGAAACCGGCCTTGTTTCAACTCAGTCAGCAACGGATTTGAGAAATATTCCCGATAGTAGCTGTGATTACATTTTCACTGATCCTCCATTTGGTAATAACTTGATGTACTCTGAACTGAACTTTATTTGGGAAGCGTGGCTTCATGTCGTTACTAATTGTCTGCCTGAAGCGATAATTAACAATACACAGGGAAAACATCTTGTAGAGTATCAATCACTGATGACTAAAGCATTTTCAGAGTTTTTTCGTATATTAAAGCCAAATAGGTGGATGACAGTCGAATTTCATAATTCAAAAAATAGTGTCTGGAATGCAATTCAGACAGCTCTGCAAAGGTCTGGTTTTGTTGTGGCGGATGTAAGAACTATTGATAAGAAACAAGTAAGCTTTAATCAAGGTAAGGGTGCATCGCAAGCCATTAAGCAAGATCTGGTTATTTCTGCATATAAGCCAAGGGATAGTTTCAGACGCGATATTTTAGACAAGGCAGGAACTGCAGAAACAGCATGGGATTTTGTACGCCAACACCTTGCAAATATACCTGTTGTCGTTGTAAAGAATGATCGTATTGAAGTTGTTGCTGAACGTCAGGCGTACCTGCTCTTTGACCGTATGGTTGCCTACCACATTATGCAGGGTATCCCTGTGCCGTTGGATGCTACCGACTTTTACCGTGGCTTGGATGAGAAGTTCCTGAAACGTGATAATATGTACTTCCTGCCGGATCAGGTCAATGAGTACGACACTGCCCGTATTACGACCGAAGTAGAGAATATCCAGTTCGAGCTGTTTGTTACGAATGAGAAGTCTGCTATTTCCTGGCTGTATCAGCAGTTGGATGAGCAGTTCTGTGGCCCGCAGACCTATGCAGAGCTTCAGCCGAAGTTCATGCAGGAAGTCAAGGCCGTGGATAAATATGAGCAGATGCCAGAGCTTGCTACCATTCTGGAAGAAAACTTCCTGCAAGACGAGAAAGGCCGCTGGTACATCCCGGATGTGACCAAGGAAGGCGATCTGGTCAAGTTGCGTGAGAAGAACCTGTGGAAGGAATTTGAAGGCTACATGAACAGCAAGGGCAAGCTGAAGCTATTCCGTTCGGAGGCCATCCGTGTGGGATTCTCTCGCCTTTGGAAAGAAAAGAACTATAAAGCCATCGTTGATATCGCAGAGCGTCTGCCGGAGCAGACCATTCAGGAGGATTCTAACCTGCTAATGTACTATGATATCAGCCTTGGAAGAGTGTAA